The Streptomyces sp. HUAS CB01 genome has a segment encoding these proteins:
- a CDS encoding FG-GAP-like repeat-containing protein: protein MYGKRPLRVIAAAAVLAAAAATGPAASTAQAAPTAEVVIPAATSDLPVRSTLLNTGPHGHLRHEAGRGTVWRAYGAATDVQLDSVESHAGDDFQRGTGSDVVARLLESPRRVELRDMVAGGTVTVPVPADHSYVGAFGRHVLTRDSLGDGMRFHVLDMETGQLRDRLVEGVPAGIHSYAVLPGLGDAGGLVMALPGAGNVWLDVTLGRVVPIGNDEELATRRFALTPDRLLIWSGGQVSVYARGDLDTPERTVPLPEGDARLLGMVGGELVVARHDPALGQPDEYLPVWRVEARPLDGGAVRTLLARSSGRATFTPDGGLLVHGGASMSEWGVQALRADAAGRATVSREIPVQVKAVANTVHQLSFRQGRLTSVEASAAAGLTGLHTRTVEQSGGVPAAGERKDRGWVPEQPVACFQSYCPTFVETGDGRVAYGGRTPVWGEPVVPLHRLAEGNRLPATRIDTGTGYAGFVGAWGRWAVVRASTADGSGSTRVVDLDTGKVVRTLPVHGLSLSGTTLWTTEGSSAVGYDIRTGGETQSAYLPGCMLDGATAIGRWLLWNCAGSRNDEGIFDLQTRTITPLGIGYGAGAQLGDGFVVYPAGGSLKLKDLRDGGTVRTLTDDRVSYQPWAVDPATGAVAWTDTRNAVHLVGSGVAPSASAVLDSDVPVAQAVNGGAAPWRPRWWLSTPTASWKLTVRSATSGTAVRTLSGGTARGLVAAAWDAKDDSGRLVVSGAYTWTLTAEAADGRAAATASGTVTLTGAGAVRRDHAGLSGPDGVGDLVSLSSSGAIAFRHGNGTGGLAGATTGSGWSTSAVVVPFGDLNGDRCNDVLVRLGGELRAYRPGCGKAPTPTTAYTSLGAVWAQFNVLTSPGDLTGDGRPDLVARQASTGDMYLYADNGAGGLKARGKIGTNWKLYRAIFGAGDLNGDGIGELLAVDGANSLWRYDGTAAGTVKPRVLVFGNKWASGRNAFVGVGDLNKDGKADLLSRNAAGDLLRNSGNGAGSFGSTVKIGTGWQGYKGLF, encoded by the coding sequence GTGTACGGCAAGAGACCCTTGCGTGTCATCGCCGCTGCCGCTGTGCTGGCGGCCGCGGCCGCCACAGGCCCGGCGGCGTCCACCGCCCAGGCGGCACCCACCGCAGAGGTGGTGATCCCGGCCGCGACGAGCGACCTGCCCGTGCGCAGCACACTGCTCAACACCGGGCCGCACGGCCATCTGCGCCACGAGGCGGGGCGCGGCACCGTCTGGCGCGCCTACGGCGCCGCCACCGACGTCCAGCTCGACAGCGTCGAGAGCCACGCGGGGGACGACTTCCAGCGGGGTACGGGCTCGGACGTCGTCGCCCGCCTCCTGGAGTCGCCGCGGCGGGTCGAGCTGCGGGACATGGTCGCCGGCGGAACCGTCACCGTGCCGGTGCCCGCCGATCACAGCTATGTGGGGGCCTTCGGCCGGCACGTGCTGACCCGCGACTCGCTCGGCGACGGCATGCGCTTCCATGTGCTCGACATGGAGACGGGGCAGCTGCGCGACCGGCTCGTCGAGGGTGTGCCCGCGGGGATCCACTCCTACGCCGTCCTCCCGGGCCTGGGTGACGCCGGCGGTCTGGTCATGGCCCTGCCCGGTGCCGGGAACGTGTGGCTGGACGTGACCCTGGGCCGTGTCGTACCGATCGGGAACGACGAGGAACTGGCTACCAGGCGATTCGCCCTGACTCCGGACCGGCTGCTGATCTGGTCGGGCGGCCAGGTGTCGGTGTACGCGCGCGGCGACCTCGACACACCGGAGCGGACCGTCCCGCTCCCCGAGGGCGACGCGCGGCTGCTGGGCATGGTGGGCGGCGAGCTCGTCGTGGCCCGGCACGATCCCGCCCTCGGACAACCCGACGAGTACCTGCCGGTGTGGCGGGTCGAGGCGCGTCCACTGGACGGCGGCGCCGTGCGCACACTGCTGGCCAGGTCGAGCGGCAGGGCGACGTTCACCCCGGACGGCGGGCTGCTGGTGCACGGTGGGGCGAGCATGTCCGAGTGGGGCGTGCAGGCGCTCCGGGCCGACGCGGCGGGGCGGGCCACCGTGTCCCGGGAGATCCCCGTCCAGGTGAAGGCCGTGGCGAACACGGTCCATCAGCTGTCGTTCCGGCAGGGCCGGCTGACGAGCGTGGAGGCGAGCGCGGCGGCCGGTCTCACCGGCCTCCACACGCGGACCGTCGAGCAGTCCGGCGGCGTACCCGCCGCCGGCGAGCGGAAGGACCGCGGCTGGGTGCCCGAGCAGCCCGTCGCCTGTTTCCAGAGTTACTGCCCCACCTTCGTGGAGACGGGGGACGGGCGCGTCGCGTACGGCGGGAGGACCCCCGTCTGGGGCGAGCCCGTCGTACCGCTGCACCGGCTGGCCGAAGGAAACCGGCTTCCGGCCACCAGGATCGACACCGGCACGGGCTATGCGGGCTTCGTGGGTGCCTGGGGCCGCTGGGCCGTGGTCCGCGCGAGCACGGCGGACGGCTCGGGGAGCACGCGGGTCGTCGACCTCGACACCGGCAAGGTGGTGAGGACGCTGCCGGTGCACGGGCTGTCCCTGTCGGGCACGACCCTCTGGACCACCGAGGGCAGCTCGGCCGTCGGGTACGACATCAGGACTGGGGGGGAGACCCAGTCGGCCTACCTCCCCGGCTGCATGCTCGACGGGGCCACGGCGATCGGCCGCTGGCTGCTCTGGAACTGCGCCGGCTCGCGAAACGACGAGGGCATCTTCGACCTCCAGACGCGCACCATCACCCCGCTGGGAATCGGCTACGGGGCGGGCGCGCAGCTCGGCGACGGGTTCGTCGTCTACCCGGCGGGCGGTTCGCTGAAGCTGAAGGACCTCCGGGACGGCGGCACGGTGCGGACCCTCACCGACGACCGGGTGTCCTACCAGCCGTGGGCCGTCGACCCGGCGACCGGCGCGGTGGCCTGGACGGACACCAGGAACGCCGTCCACCTGGTGGGCAGCGGCGTGGCACCGTCCGCGTCCGCCGTGCTGGATTCCGACGTCCCGGTGGCACAGGCGGTCAACGGCGGAGCCGCGCCCTGGCGGCCCCGCTGGTGGCTGTCCACGCCGACGGCCTCGTGGAAGCTGACCGTCAGGAGCGCGACGAGCGGCACGGCGGTGCGCACGCTGAGCGGCGGGACGGCGCGAGGTCTGGTGGCGGCCGCCTGGGACGCCAAGGACGACTCCGGCCGTCTGGTCGTCAGCGGCGCCTACACATGGACGCTGACGGCCGAGGCCGCTGACGGCCGGGCCGCAGCCACGGCGTCCGGCACGGTGACCCTGACCGGTGCGGGTGCGGTGCGCCGTGACCATGCGGGGCTCTCCGGTCCTGACGGTGTGGGGGACCTGGTGTCGTTGAGTTCGTCGGGCGCCATCGCCTTCCGGCACGGCAACGGGACGGGCGGGCTCGCGGGGGCGACGACGGGCTCCGGTTGGTCGACGTCGGCCGTGGTGGTTCCGTTCGGTGATCTGAACGGTGACCGGTGCAACGACGTGCTGGTGCGGCTGGGTGGTGAGTTGCGTGCGTACCGTCCGGGTTGCGGCAAGGCGCCGACGCCGACGACCGCGTACACGTCCCTGGGCGCGGTGTGGGCGCAGTTCAACGTGCTGACGTCGCCGGGGGACCTGACCGGTGACGGGCGCCCGGATCTGGTGGCGCGGCAGGCGTCGACCGGGGACATGTACCTCTACGCCGACAACGGCGCCGGCGGTCTGAAGGCCCGCGGGAAGATCGGTACGAACTGGAAGCTGTACCGGGCGATCTTCGGCGCGGGGGATCTGAACGGCGACGGCATCGGCGAGCTGCTGGCGGTGGACGGGGCGAACTCGCTGTGGCGGTACGACGGGACGGCGGCGGGCACCGTGAAGCCGCGGGTGCTGGTGTTCGGCAACAAGTGGGCCTCCGGCCGCAATGCGTTCGTCGGTGTGGGTGATCTGAACAAGGACGGCAAGGCGGACCTGCTCTCGCGGAACGCGGCCGGGGACCTGCTGCGCAACAGCGGGAACGGCGCCGGTTCGTTCGGTTCGACCGTGAAGATCGGGACGGGCTGGCAGGGCTACAAGGGCCTCTTCTGA
- a CDS encoding DEAD/DEAH box helicase, which translates to MSISSSDRAVMPENDEIVEVGTTDGAHVTDEAADAVETSDAPEVTFGDLGLPEGVVRKLAQNGVTVPFPIQAATIPDALAGKDILGRGRTGSGKTLSFGLPLLATLAGGHTEKKKPRGVILTPTRELAMQVADALQPYGDVLGLKMKVVCGGTSMGNQIYALERGVDILVATPGRLRDIINRGACSLESVQIAVLDEADQMADLGFLPEVTELLDQIPGGGQRLLFSATLENEIDSLVKRYLVDPVTHEVDPSAGAVTTMTHHVLVVKPKDKAPVTAAIAARKGRTIIFVRTQLGADRVAEQLVDAGVRADALHGGMTQGARTRTLADFKDGYVNVLVATDVAARGIHVDGIDLVLNVDPAGDHKDYLHRSGRTARAGQSGTVVSLALPHQRRQIFRLMEDAGVDASRHIVGGAGAFDPEVAEITGARSLTEVQADSASNAAKQAEREVDQLSKQLERLQRRAVELREEADRLVARAARERGEDPEAAVAEAAQAAEAEAAAEVSVPEQPVREVREERPVREFRERRDDRRDERGNFERRDRRDNDRGFERRDDRGGFRRDNDRRDDRGGRSFERRDNDRPFSRERRDSDRPFNRDRRDDRGGFRRDNDRRDDRGGRSFERRDNDRPFNRDRRDDRPSGGGFRRDNDRRDDRGGRSFERRDHRAGSDRPFNRDRRDDRPSGGGFRSGHDRPFGRRDDHRGGSNSGSFGGGRRDDKPRWKRNG; encoded by the coding sequence ATGTCCATTTCCAGTTCTGACCGTGCCGTCATGCCCGAGAACGACGAGATCGTCGAGGTCGGGACCACCGACGGCGCCCACGTCACCGACGAGGCCGCGGACGCCGTCGAGACGTCCGACGCGCCCGAGGTGACCTTCGGCGACCTCGGCCTCCCCGAGGGCGTCGTCCGCAAGCTCGCCCAGAACGGTGTCACCGTCCCGTTCCCGATCCAGGCGGCGACCATCCCGGACGCCCTGGCCGGCAAGGACATCCTCGGCCGCGGCCGCACCGGCTCCGGCAAGACCCTCTCCTTCGGTCTGCCGCTGCTCGCCACCCTGGCCGGCGGCCACACCGAGAAGAAGAAGCCCCGCGGCGTCATCCTCACCCCGACCCGTGAGCTCGCCATGCAGGTCGCCGACGCGCTCCAGCCGTACGGCGACGTCCTCGGCCTGAAGATGAAGGTCGTCTGCGGCGGTACGTCCATGGGCAACCAGATCTACGCCCTGGAGCGCGGTGTCGACATCCTCGTCGCCACCCCGGGCCGGCTGCGGGACATCATCAACCGCGGCGCCTGCTCGCTCGAGTCCGTTCAGATCGCGGTCCTCGACGAGGCCGACCAGATGGCCGACCTGGGCTTCCTGCCCGAGGTCACCGAGCTGCTCGACCAGATCCCCGGGGGCGGCCAGCGCCTGCTGTTCTCCGCGACGCTGGAGAACGAGATCGACAGCCTCGTCAAGCGCTACCTGGTCGACCCGGTGACGCACGAGGTCGACCCGTCCGCGGGTGCCGTCACGACCATGACCCACCACGTCCTCGTCGTGAAGCCGAAGGACAAGGCCCCGGTCACGGCCGCCATCGCCGCCCGCAAGGGCCGCACCATCATCTTCGTCCGCACCCAGCTGGGCGCGGACCGCGTCGCCGAGCAGCTCGTCGACGCCGGTGTGCGCGCCGACGCGCTGCACGGCGGCATGACGCAGGGCGCCCGTACGCGCACGCTCGCCGACTTCAAGGACGGCTACGTGAACGTGCTGGTCGCGACCGACGTCGCCGCCCGCGGCATCCACGTCGACGGCATCGACCTGGTCCTCAACGTGGACCCGGCCGGTGACCACAAGGACTACCTGCACCGCTCGGGCCGCACCGCCCGCGCCGGACAGTCCGGCACGGTCGTCTCGCTGGCGCTGCCGCACCAGCGCCGCCAGATCTTCCGGCTGATGGAGGACGCGGGCGTCGACGCCTCGCGCCACATCGTCGGCGGGGCCGGCGCGTTCGACCCGGAGGTCGCCGAGATCACCGGCGCCCGTTCGCTGACCGAGGTCCAGGCGGACTCCGCGAGCAACGCCGCGAAGCAGGCCGAGCGCGAGGTCGACCAGCTCAGCAAGCAGCTGGAGCGCCTGCAGCGCCGTGCCGTCGAGCTGCGCGAGGAGGCGGACCGCCTCGTCGCCCGTGCGGCGCGCGAGCGGGGCGAGGACCCGGAGGCCGCGGTCGCCGAGGCCGCGCAGGCGGCGGAGGCCGAGGCTGCCGCCGAGGTCTCCGTCCCGGAGCAGCCGGTGCGTGAGGTCCGCGAGGAGCGTCCGGTCCGCGAGTTCCGCGAGCGCCGCGACGACCGTCGTGACGAGCGGGGCAACTTCGAGCGCCGTGACCGTCGTGACAACGACCGTGGCTTCGAGCGCCGTGACGACCGTGGTGGTTTCCGTCGGGACAACGACCGTCGTGACGACCGTGGCGGCCGTTCCTTCGAGCGCCGTGACAACGACCGTCCGTTCAGCCGCGAGCGTCGGGACAGCGACCGTCCGTTCAACCGTGACCGCCGTGACGACCGTGGTGGTTTCCGCCGGGACAACGACCGTCGTGACGACCGTGGCGGCCGTTCCTTCGAGCGCCGTGACAACGACCGTCCGTTCAACCGCGACCGCCGTGACGACCGTCCCTCGGGCGGCGGCTTCCGCCGCGACAACGACCGTCGTGACGACCGTGGCGGCCGTTCCTTCGAGCGCCGCGACCACCGCGCCGGCAGCGACCGTCCGTTCAACCGTGACCGCCGTGACGACCGTCCCTCGGGCGGCGGCTTCCGCTCCGGCCACGACCGCCCGTTCGGCCGCCGTGACGACCACCGCGGCGGCTCGAACTCCGGCTCCTTCGGGGGCGGCCGTCGTGACGACAAGCCGCGCTGGAAGCGCAACGGCTGA